A region of Flavobacterium indicum GPTSA100-9 = DSM 17447 DNA encodes the following proteins:
- a CDS encoding NAD(P)H-dependent flavin oxidoreductase: MNRITQLFGIQYPIIQGGMIWNSGYKLASAVSNAGGLGLIGAGSMYPDVLREHIQKCKKATDKPFGVNVPMLYPNVEEIMNILVEEGVKIVFTSAGNPKTWTSFLKEHGITVVHVVSSSKFALKAQEAGVDAVVAEGFEAGGHNGREETTTLTLIPMVKENISIPLIAAGGIATGKGMLAAMTLGADGVQMGSRFAASTESSAHDAFKKTIVETNEGDTLVTLKELAPVRLIKNKFFNDVQDAYSKCATVDDLKTLLGRARAKRGMFEGDLVEGELEIGQIAGLIHDILPVETIINNVISEFELAKKEMSQLTF; this comes from the coding sequence ATGAATAGAATTACTCAATTATTTGGAATACAATATCCAATTATTCAAGGCGGAATGATTTGGAATAGCGGATACAAATTAGCAAGTGCCGTTAGTAATGCTGGTGGTTTAGGTTTAATAGGTGCAGGATCAATGTATCCAGATGTACTTAGAGAACATATTCAAAAATGTAAAAAAGCTACAGACAAACCTTTTGGTGTAAATGTTCCAATGTTGTATCCCAATGTGGAAGAAATCATGAACATTTTAGTGGAAGAAGGCGTTAAAATTGTTTTTACTTCAGCTGGAAATCCTAAAACGTGGACCTCTTTTTTAAAAGAACATGGCATAACTGTGGTGCATGTAGTGAGTAGTTCTAAATTTGCTTTAAAGGCGCAAGAAGCTGGTGTAGATGCTGTTGTTGCTGAAGGTTTTGAAGCTGGTGGCCATAATGGGAGAGAAGAAACCACTACATTAACTTTAATTCCTATGGTTAAAGAAAACATAAGTATACCTTTAATTGCTGCGGGTGGTATAGCAACCGGTAAAGGTATGTTAGCCGCCATGACATTAGGAGCAGATGGTGTGCAAATGGGAAGTCGATTTGCGGCTTCGACTGAATCTAGTGCGCATGATGCTTTTAAAAAAACAATAGTGGAAACAAATGAAGGAGATACATTGGTCACTTTAAAAGAATTAGCCCCTGTTCGTTTAATTAAAAATAAATTTTTTAATGATGTACAAGACGCATATTCAAAATGTGCAACAGTAGATGATTTAAAAACACTTTTAGGTAGAGCACGAGCAAAACGTGGTATGTTTGAAGGAGATTTAGTAGAAGGGGAATTAGAAATTGGACAAATTGCAGGTTTAATTCACGACATTTTACCTGTTGAAACTATTATTAATAATGTTATTTCAGAATTTGAATTAGCTAAAAAAGAAATGAGTCAGTTAACTTTTTAA
- a CDS encoding anthranilate synthase component I family protein, whose translation MRFKTTKYISDVALFKEQLLYWANQFREVVYLDSNRNQNTNQLYQNYDLIVAVEAFTSITTDYEKAFEDLYQYQSKCKDWLFGYLSYDLKNDTEQLASANFDGLEFPELFFFQPKKIFLLNENQLEIQYLHLCDDELESDFESIIHQEIQLQKPEKLTIQQRISKESYLEKVSSMLANIHRGDIYEANFCMEFFSENARIDSYSTFQKLNAISSPPFAVYLKNNQHYLLSASPERYLLKKDTTIVSQPIKGTAKRSADVIEDDKLKKQLKDNIKEQSENIMIVDLVRNDLSHTAKKGSVRVEELCQVYTFKQVHQMISTITSTIENTTSPIEVLRTTFPMGSMTGAPKISAMKIIEELEETKRGLYSGSVGYFTPTGDFDFNVVIRSILYNAKTEYLSFSVGSAITAKATPEEEYKECLLKAKAMFEVLTNEDVY comes from the coding sequence TTGCGATTTAAAACAACAAAATATATTTCAGATGTTGCTCTTTTTAAAGAGCAACTTTTGTATTGGGCCAATCAGTTCAGAGAAGTGGTGTATCTTGATAGTAACAGAAATCAAAATACTAATCAATTGTATCAAAATTATGATTTAATTGTTGCAGTTGAAGCATTTACCTCTATTACAACGGATTATGAAAAAGCTTTTGAAGATTTATACCAATACCAGTCTAAATGTAAGGATTGGTTGTTTGGCTATTTATCTTATGATTTAAAAAATGATACTGAACAATTAGCATCTGCAAATTTTGATGGATTAGAATTTCCAGAATTGTTTTTCTTTCAGCCTAAAAAAATTTTCCTTCTAAATGAAAACCAATTAGAAATTCAGTATTTACATTTATGTGATGATGAATTAGAATCTGATTTTGAATCCATAATTCATCAGGAAATACAATTACAAAAACCAGAAAAATTAACGATACAACAACGAATTTCTAAAGAAAGTTATTTAGAAAAAGTGTCTTCAATGTTAGCCAATATTCACAGAGGTGATATTTATGAAGCTAATTTTTGTATGGAATTTTTTTCTGAAAATGCACGTATTGATTCGTATTCAACTTTTCAAAAATTAAACGCCATTTCGTCGCCACCTTTTGCGGTATATTTAAAAAATAATCAACATTATTTACTTTCGGCCTCACCTGAACGCTATTTGTTAAAAAAAGATACGACTATTGTATCCCAACCGATAAAAGGAACTGCAAAAAGAAGTGCGGATGTAATTGAAGACGATAAATTAAAAAAACAATTAAAAGATAACATAAAAGAACAATCTGAAAATATCATGATTGTTGATTTAGTTCGAAATGATTTGTCGCATACCGCAAAAAAAGGTAGTGTTCGAGTAGAAGAATTATGTCAAGTATATACTTTCAAACAAGTGCATCAAATGATTTCTACGATTACTTCTACTATTGAAAATACAACCTCACCAATAGAAGTATTACGAACTACATTTCCTATGGGCAGTATGACCGGTGCGCCCAAAATTTCTGCAATGAAAATTATAGAAGAGTTGGAAGAAACTAAGCGCGGTTTATACAGTGGATCAGTTGGGTATTTTACTCCTACAGGCGATTTTGATTTTAATGTGGTGATAAGAAGTATTTTATACAATGCTAAAACAGAATATCTTTCTTTTTCAGTAGGAAGTGCCATAACAGCAAAAGCTACTCCCGAAGAAGAATATAAAGAATGTTTGCTCAAAGCGAAAGCCATGTTTGAGGTTTTAACGAATGAAGATGTTTATTAA
- the tilS gene encoding tRNA lysidine(34) synthetase TilS: MKMFINFKDHIESNFPFLLKSNLLIAVSGGVDSMVLLHLLDKINLNISVAHCNFQLRAEESKEEENFVKTYCEEHQIHLFVKRFATKEYAIQNKLSIQLAARELRYDWFNLVMKENNFDFLLTGHHLDDQVETFLINFTRGTGIEGLTGIPAINNNIIRVLLPFSREAILNYATENNLQWKEDSSNASDKYFRNKIRHQVIPVLKELNPNFLESFKNTLIHLKTTEQIVNKYSIETLNKLIQVKDNKEFIKISELSKINDYTFYLYQWLKEYGFTAWKDIYQLIQAQTGKQIYSPTHILVKNRDELILSSISKPNDAIYFIPSIDEELKFPLKLTLCNLSYINEQNKNSIFVDADKIQFPLIVRKWKEGDVFYPLGMNGSKKVSKFFKDEKFSLFDKQNTWILESNNNIIWIIGYRQDDRFKINETTQTTIKIEFLK; this comes from the coding sequence ATGAAGATGTTTATTAATTTTAAAGATCATATTGAATCCAATTTTCCTTTTCTGTTGAAAAGTAATTTACTTATTGCGGTAAGTGGAGGAGTAGACAGTATGGTTTTACTTCATCTTTTAGATAAAATTAATTTAAACATTAGTGTTGCTCATTGTAATTTTCAACTCAGAGCAGAAGAAAGTAAGGAGGAAGAAAATTTCGTAAAAACATATTGTGAAGAACATCAAATACACCTTTTTGTAAAAAGATTTGCAACCAAGGAATACGCCATTCAAAATAAATTATCGATTCAACTTGCTGCCCGTGAATTACGCTATGATTGGTTTAATTTAGTAATGAAAGAAAATAATTTTGATTTTTTACTAACGGGACATCATTTAGATGATCAAGTAGAAACTTTTTTAATTAATTTCACTAGAGGCACAGGAATTGAGGGTTTAACAGGAATTCCTGCAATTAACAATAATATTATTCGAGTTTTATTACCGTTTTCAAGAGAAGCAATTTTAAATTATGCAACTGAAAATAATTTACAATGGAAAGAAGATAGTAGTAATGCCTCAGATAAATATTTTAGAAACAAAATACGTCATCAGGTAATACCTGTTTTGAAAGAATTAAATCCGAATTTTTTAGAATCTTTTAAAAACACTTTAATCCATTTAAAAACTACGGAACAAATAGTAAATAAATATTCAATTGAAACATTAAATAAATTAATTCAAGTAAAAGATAATAAAGAATTTATAAAAATTTCAGAATTAAGTAAAATTAATGATTATACCTTTTATCTTTACCAATGGTTAAAAGAATATGGATTTACCGCTTGGAAGGATATTTATCAATTAATACAAGCACAAACAGGAAAACAAATTTATTCTCCAACGCATATTTTGGTTAAAAATAGAGATGAATTAATTTTGAGTAGCATATCAAAACCAAATGATGCTATTTACTTCATTCCTTCAATCGACGAAGAACTTAAATTTCCGTTAAAATTAACTTTGTGTAACCTAAGTTACATAAATGAACAAAATAAGAATAGTATATTTGTTGACGCTGATAAAATTCAATTTCCATTAATTGTAAGAAAATGGAAAGAAGGTGATGTTTTTTATCCGTTAGGTATGAACGGTTCTAAAAAAGTAAGTAAGTTTTTTAAAGATGAAAAATTTTCGCTTTTTGATAAGCAAAACACTTGGATTTTAGAAAGTAACAACAACATTATTTGGATAATTGGTTATCGACAAGACGACCGATTTAAAATAAACGAAACAACACAAACTACTATAAAAATTGAATTTTTAAAATGA
- a CDS encoding protein-disulfide reductase DsbD family protein gives MKKIILILTAFVGLYTQAQIVEPVKWSSKVVKVSETELDLVTTAVIEDEWHLYSQFTPDGGAQPLVFNYKNQKGNYQLVGKTKEGKYKKAFNDIFEIDEYFFSGTASFTQRIKILNPKLQSIPVSVQGQACIDGRCTQTEANLNFKLPEIKVTEEVAKTLEESTKVDSSASVKDYSSVNNEVKETDTTAKSTPVDSKAKEEKSLWTIFILSFLGGFAAILMPCIFPMIPMTVSFFTKQSKSRAAGIKNAIVYGLSIIVIYVLLGSIITAIFGAEALNELSTSATFNLVFFALLVVFAMSFLGAFEIMLPSSWATKLDSQADKGGIIGIVFMALALAVVSFSCTGPIVGTLLVESSRNGGIAPVVGMFGFSLAIALPFMLFAMFPGWLNSMPKSGGWLNTVKVSLGFLELAFAFKFLSNADLAYQKHLLERELFIAIWIAIFTAWALYLFGKYMLPHDYEKADKIGVGRLIMAILVTTFTVYMVPGLWGAPLKILSGLTPPSTYSEIPQGIHGNAQGMAKSDLPEHAHLGPHGIIAFEDYEEGLAYAKKVNKPVLLDFTGDNCANCRLMEDKVWSKPEILSLIKDKLVLISLYCDRKVELSKEKQYVSKTTGKEVVTIGNKWTDFQITRYNSNAQPLYVILNNNGEDVSKPIAYTTDILEYKNWLEAGIKAANSK, from the coding sequence ATGAAAAAAATAATTTTAATCTTAACTGCTTTTGTTGGGTTATATACTCAAGCGCAAATTGTTGAACCCGTAAAATGGTCTTCTAAAGTTGTTAAAGTATCTGAAACGGAATTAGATTTAGTGACTACAGCTGTCATTGAAGATGAATGGCATTTGTATTCACAATTTACTCCAGATGGAGGAGCGCAGCCTTTGGTATTTAATTACAAAAACCAAAAAGGAAATTATCAATTAGTTGGAAAGACCAAAGAAGGTAAATATAAAAAAGCTTTTAATGATATTTTTGAAATTGATGAATATTTCTTTTCTGGTACAGCAAGTTTTACTCAAAGAATTAAAATTTTAAATCCAAAGCTTCAATCCATTCCTGTTTCAGTTCAAGGTCAAGCTTGTATTGATGGACGATGTACACAAACTGAAGCGAATTTAAATTTTAAATTGCCTGAAATTAAAGTAACAGAAGAAGTAGCAAAAACATTAGAAGAAAGTACCAAAGTGGATTCTTCTGCATCTGTGAAAGATTATTCATCAGTTAATAATGAGGTAAAAGAGACAGATACGACTGCAAAATCAACTCCAGTTGATTCAAAAGCTAAAGAAGAAAAAAGTCTTTGGACCATTTTTATTTTATCATTTTTGGGAGGATTTGCAGCAATATTAATGCCGTGTATCTTTCCAATGATTCCAATGACGGTTTCTTTTTTTACAAAACAAAGTAAATCAAGAGCTGCTGGAATTAAAAATGCAATAGTTTATGGATTGTCAATTATAGTAATTTATGTTCTTTTAGGTTCTATTATTACTGCAATCTTTGGAGCTGAAGCATTAAATGAATTATCTACTAGTGCCACATTTAACTTAGTATTTTTTGCTTTGTTAGTTGTTTTTGCGATGTCGTTTTTAGGTGCTTTTGAAATCATGTTACCAAGTTCATGGGCAACTAAGTTAGATTCACAAGCAGATAAGGGAGGGATAATCGGAATTGTGTTTATGGCTTTGGCCTTGGCGGTGGTTTCATTTTCATGTACAGGTCCAATTGTTGGTACACTTTTAGTAGAATCTTCTAGAAATGGTGGAATTGCTCCTGTTGTTGGGATGTTTGGATTTTCATTAGCCATAGCGCTACCTTTTATGTTATTTGCTATGTTCCCTGGCTGGTTAAACTCGATGCCAAAATCGGGTGGTTGGTTAAATACGGTGAAAGTTTCATTAGGGTTTTTAGAATTGGCTTTTGCTTTTAAATTCTTGTCAAATGCCGATTTAGCTTATCAAAAACATCTGTTAGAAAGAGAATTATTCATTGCGATTTGGATTGCAATTTTTACGGCTTGGGCACTGTATCTTTTTGGAAAATATATGTTACCACACGATTATGAAAAAGCAGATAAAATAGGAGTAGGTCGATTAATCATGGCAATTTTGGTAACAACATTTACTGTTTATATGGTTCCAGGTTTATGGGGTGCACCTCTAAAGATATTAAGTGGATTAACACCACCTTCAACTTACAGTGAAATTCCTCAAGGAATACATGGCAATGCGCAAGGTATGGCAAAATCAGATTTACCAGAACATGCACATTTAGGTCCACATGGAATTATTGCTTTTGAAGATTATGAAGAAGGTTTAGCTTATGCTAAAAAAGTAAACAAACCTGTATTATTAGATTTTACGGGTGATAATTGTGCTAATTGTAGATTAATGGAAGATAAAGTATGGTCAAAACCAGAAATATTATCTCTGATTAAAGATAAATTAGTTTTAATTTCTCTATACTGTGATCGTAAAGTGGAATTATCTAAAGAGAAACAATATGTTTCTAAAACTACTGGTAAAGAAGTCGTTACTATTGGTAATAAATGGACCGATTTTCAAATTACGAGATACAATAGTAATGCCCAACCCTTGTATGTTATTTTAAATAATAATGGAGAGGATGTTTCTAAACCAATTGCATACACAACAGATATTCTAGAATATAAAAATTGGCTAGAAGCTGGAATTAAAGCGGCCAATTCAAAATAA
- a CDS encoding YifB family Mg chelatase-like AAA ATPase: MLVKVFGSAVFGVDATTITVEVNMEKGIGYHLVGLPDSAIKESSFRIAAALKNNNYHYPGKKIIINMAPADLRKEGSAYDLSIAVGILAASGQLKSEEINNYIIMGELSLDGGLQPIKGALSIAIKAKEEGFKGIILPFQNVKEAAIVEGLDVYGVENIVQVINFFEGKEEIQPTKIDSKEEFNKSLEFPEFDFSDVKGQESIKRCMEIAAAGGHNIILIGPPGAGKTMLAKRLPSILPPMSMQEALETTKIHSVAGKIKEAGLLTQRPFRSPHHTASSVSLVGGGSYPQPGEISLAHNGVLFLDELPEFKREVLEVMRQPLEDREVTISRAKFTITYPSSFMLVASMNPSPGGYFNDPDAPISTSPAEMQRYMNKISGPLLDRIDIHIEVTPVPFEKLAETRKAESSVEIRKRVTQARIIQTERYKDFEHIHYNAQMSSKLIREYCALDEMSLNLLKTAMERLNLSARAYDRILKVSRTIADLEQSYSIQSHHIAEAIQYRSLDREGWLG; this comes from the coding sequence ATGTTAGTAAAAGTCTTTGGAAGCGCCGTTTTTGGTGTGGATGCAACTACTATAACAGTAGAAGTGAATATGGAAAAAGGAATCGGCTACCACTTGGTAGGTTTACCAGATTCTGCCATAAAAGAAAGTAGTTTTAGAATTGCTGCTGCTCTTAAAAATAATAATTATCATTATCCCGGAAAAAAAATCATCATCAATATGGCTCCTGCCGATTTGAGAAAGGAAGGTTCTGCCTATGATTTATCTATTGCTGTTGGAATTTTAGCGGCTTCAGGTCAACTAAAGTCAGAAGAAATTAATAATTACATTATTATGGGTGAATTATCATTAGATGGTGGTTTGCAGCCTATTAAAGGGGCTTTGTCCATTGCAATAAAAGCTAAAGAAGAAGGTTTCAAAGGGATTATTTTACCTTTTCAAAATGTTAAAGAAGCTGCAATAGTTGAAGGACTTGACGTTTATGGAGTTGAAAATATTGTTCAAGTGATTAATTTTTTTGAAGGAAAAGAGGAAATTCAGCCAACTAAAATTGATTCAAAAGAAGAGTTTAATAAAAGTTTGGAATTTCCTGAATTTGATTTTTCGGATGTAAAAGGACAGGAATCAATTAAACGTTGTATGGAAATTGCTGCAGCGGGTGGTCATAATATAATTTTAATTGGCCCTCCAGGAGCTGGAAAAACTATGCTTGCAAAAAGATTGCCCAGTATTTTACCCCCTATGTCCATGCAAGAAGCCTTAGAGACAACTAAAATACATTCTGTAGCAGGTAAAATAAAAGAAGCAGGATTGCTTACGCAACGGCCTTTTCGTTCTCCACATCATACCGCTTCATCGGTTTCATTAGTAGGCGGGGGGAGTTATCCACAACCAGGTGAGATTTCCTTAGCTCATAATGGTGTCTTGTTTTTAGATGAATTGCCAGAATTTAAAAGAGAAGTATTAGAAGTTATGCGTCAGCCTTTGGAAGATAGAGAAGTAACGATTTCTAGAGCAAAATTTACAATTACTTATCCGTCTTCATTTATGTTAGTGGCGAGTATGAATCCAAGTCCGGGTGGGTATTTCAATGATCCAGATGCACCTATAAGTACCTCACCAGCAGAGATGCAACGTTACATGAATAAAATATCGGGACCATTATTAGATAGAATTGATATTCATATTGAAGTTACACCCGTTCCGTTTGAAAAATTAGCAGAAACAAGAAAAGCAGAAAGTAGTGTTGAGATAAGAAAACGCGTTACACAAGCTCGAATCATTCAAACAGAACGTTATAAAGATTTTGAGCATATTCATTATAATGCACAAATGAGCAGTAAATTAATACGGGAGTATTGTGCGCTAGATGAAATGTCTTTGAATTTATTAAAAACAGCGATGGAACGATTAAATTTATCGGCACGTGCTTATGATAGAATATTAAAAGTTTCAAGAACTATTGCCGATTTAGAGCAAAGTTATTCGATTCAATCTCATCATATTGCTGAAGCCATTCAGTACAGAAGCTTGGATCGAGAAGGATGGTTAGGATAA
- a CDS encoding OmpA family protein encodes MKKVVLLLLFAVTCSQAQQIQLKKADKSYDTYAYVNAIDVYEKVVKKGYASADLYEKLGNSYYLNGQYEKAAQYYKALLSMGSPSDNEVYFRYSHCLKALNQYEEADKMMANYFDANTENSQKKELKYYLKEIKNNSKNYLIKSTAINTSFSDYSPYYYNNQVFYTSAMDSTAVRKLTHKWTGQNYTDIYVAKVNKDTTLSYGGNFSNKVNTKFNEASAIFTKDGKTAFFTRNNFLDGKKGKSSDKSTFVKIYKATLVDNQWDNITELSFNTNESSFAHPALSPDEKTLYFASDMSGTNGYSDIYKVKINPDGSFGVPENLGTTINTKGRESFPSIDQNGNLYFASDGLLGLGGLDLFVAKAKPGGTFEKPINLGDKINTAFDDFGMTFINPTTGFFTSNREGGKGYDDIYFFKELICSQKANGIVYDAQTNQPLRAAQVLIFDENMKEVNKLETTENGFYEFSIDCSKKYYIRGIKDEYEPAEVKLISNNENEKTFKNDIFLNKKQIPVDKGTDLAKLFNISKIYFDLDKWNIRPDAEVHLQKVIEVLKQYPSMTIDIRSHTDSRQTHKYNEILSDKRAKSTLEYMVKNGIARERLTAKGYGETQLINGCADGVKCSEEEHQQNRRSEFIITKVE; translated from the coding sequence ATGAAAAAAGTTGTCTTACTATTGCTATTCGCTGTTACTTGTAGCCAAGCTCAACAAATACAGTTAAAAAAAGCAGATAAAAGTTATGATACTTATGCTTATGTGAACGCTATTGATGTATATGAAAAAGTAGTTAAAAAAGGATATGCTTCTGCTGATTTATATGAAAAATTAGGAAATTCTTATTATTTGAATGGCCAATATGAAAAAGCGGCACAATATTACAAAGCATTACTATCAATGGGGTCACCATCAGATAATGAAGTATATTTCAGATATTCACACTGCCTAAAAGCTTTAAATCAGTATGAAGAAGCCGATAAAATGATGGCCAACTATTTTGATGCAAATACTGAAAATTCTCAGAAAAAAGAATTAAAATATTATCTGAAAGAAATCAAAAATAATTCAAAAAACTATCTCATTAAAAGTACAGCTATCAATACAAGTTTTTCAGATTATAGTCCTTACTATTACAATAATCAGGTATTTTATACTTCTGCTATGGATTCCACAGCGGTTCGAAAATTAACACATAAATGGACGGGACAAAATTATACTGATATTTATGTGGCCAAAGTGAATAAGGATACTACTTTATCTTATGGTGGAAATTTCTCTAATAAAGTAAATACGAAATTTAATGAAGCTTCGGCTATTTTTACAAAAGACGGCAAAACTGCGTTTTTTACAAGAAATAACTTTTTAGATGGAAAAAAAGGAAAAAGTTCAGACAAAAGTACCTTTGTTAAAATATACAAAGCAACATTAGTTGATAATCAATGGGATAATATTACAGAACTTTCTTTTAATACTAATGAATCTAGTTTTGCACATCCGGCCTTATCGCCTGATGAAAAAACACTGTACTTTGCCTCTGATATGTCTGGTACAAATGGTTATTCTGATATTTATAAAGTTAAAATTAATCCTGATGGAAGCTTTGGTGTTCCTGAAAACCTTGGTACTACAATAAATACAAAAGGTAGAGAATCTTTCCCAAGTATTGATCAAAATGGCAACTTATATTTTGCTTCTGATGGACTTCTTGGTTTAGGTGGATTAGATTTATTTGTTGCTAAAGCTAAACCAGGTGGGACATTTGAAAAACCAATAAACTTAGGTGATAAAATCAATACTGCTTTTGATGATTTCGGAATGACATTTATTAATCCAACTACTGGCTTTTTTACATCTAATCGTGAAGGTGGTAAAGGATATGATGACATTTACTTCTTTAAAGAATTGATTTGTTCGCAAAAAGCAAATGGAATTGTATATGATGCTCAAACCAATCAACCATTACGTGCGGCACAAGTATTAATATTTGATGAGAACATGAAAGAAGTAAATAAATTAGAAACCACAGAAAATGGATTTTATGAATTTAGTATAGATTGTTCTAAAAAATATTACATCAGAGGAATAAAAGACGAATATGAACCGGCTGAAGTGAAACTAATATCAAATAATGAAAATGAAAAAACTTTCAAAAACGATATCTTTTTAAATAAAAAACAAATACCAGTTGATAAAGGAACTGATTTAGCTAAACTGTTTAATATCAGTAAAATATATTTTGATTTAGACAAATGGAATATTCGTCCGGATGCAGAAGTGCATTTACAAAAAGTGATTGAAGTTTTAAAACAATATCCATCCATGACAATTGATATTCGTTCTCACACAGACAGTAGACAAACTCATAAATACAACGAAATTTTGTCTGACAAAAGAGCAAAATCTACTTTAGAATACATGGTAAAAAACGGAATTGCCAGAGAACGCTTAACTGCTAAAGGCTATGGAGAAACCCAACTAATCAATGGTTGCGCGGATGGCGTGAAATGTTCTGAAGAAGAACACCAACAAAACCGTCGTAGTGAATTTATTATCACAAAAGTGGAGTAG
- a CDS encoding PorP/SprF family type IX secretion system membrane protein, producing MKKLTIILFSLYCFVSTAQQDSQFTQYMYNTININPAYAGTRETFSAFVLHRNQWVGLDGAPVTNTASINTNVGESRLGFGLSFINDNIGPTQENGISADIAYIIPLNGDYKLSFGVKGTANLYSLDVNKLNIYQANDPEFQSLNGKLSPNIGTGVYYYSDKFYTGLSVPNFVKTKYYNDNEISINKKSIHYYFIAGYVFDLNESVKFKPSFISKITDGAPFQLDVNANFMFNEKFVLGGSYRLGSAVSALAGFQISNSWFLGYGYDLETTKLSKYNSGSHEIFLRYELFKNNRISTPRFF from the coding sequence ATGAAAAAGTTAACAATTATATTATTCAGTCTATATTGTTTTGTAAGTACTGCTCAGCAAGATTCACAATTCACACAATATATGTATAACACCATTAATATAAATCCTGCTTATGCTGGTACAAGAGAAACTTTTAGTGCCTTTGTATTGCATAGAAATCAATGGGTTGGATTAGACGGTGCTCCAGTGACAAACACTGCTTCTATAAATACAAATGTAGGAGAAAGTAGATTAGGTTTTGGTTTATCATTTATTAACGATAATATTGGTCCCACACAAGAAAACGGAATTTCGGCAGATATTGCATACATCATCCCATTAAATGGTGATTATAAACTTTCATTTGGTGTAAAAGGAACTGCTAATTTATATAGTTTAGATGTAAATAAATTGAATATCTACCAAGCAAATGATCCAGAATTTCAAAGTTTAAATGGAAAATTATCTCCGAATATAGGAACTGGTGTTTATTATTATTCGGATAAATTTTATACAGGATTATCTGTTCCAAACTTTGTAAAAACTAAATATTATAATGATAATGAAATTTCAATTAATAAAAAATCAATACATTATTATTTCATTGCGGGTTATGTTTTTGATTTAAATGAGTCCGTTAAATTTAAACCATCATTTATTTCAAAGATTACGGATGGCGCACCATTCCAATTAGATGTTAATGCAAATTTTATGTTTAATGAAAAATTTGTTTTAGGCGGTTCTTATCGACTAGGTTCAGCAGTAAGTGCTTTAGCAGGATTTCAAATTTCAAACTCATGGTTTTTGGGTTATGGGTATGATTTAGAAACAACCAAATTATCAAAATATAATTCGGGATCTCATGAAATATTTTTGAGATATGAATTATTTAAAAACAACCGAATTTCAACACCACGTTTCTTCTAA